From the Kallotenue papyrolyticum genome, the window CTCGTTTTCGATCTATGAATATCGCGAGGCGTGAGGGTGCGCCGATGCGCTGAGGCAGAGTCAAGGCATGACGATTGCGATCTACCCGGCTAGTTTCGATCCGATCACGCTTGGCCATATGGATGTTGCCGCGCGCGCGGCGGCGATCTTCGACACGGTGATCCTGGCGGTCTATGATCGACCCCTCAAAAATCTCTTGTTCTCAACTGAGGAGCGGGTGGCGCTGGTGCGCGAGGCGGTGGCCCATCTGCCCAACGTGCGCGTGGACACCTACGACGAACTGACGGTGGAGTACGCCCGCCGGGTGGGCGCCAAGGTGATCATTCGCGGCCTGCGCGCCGTGACCGATTTCGAAAACGAACTCAAGATGGCGCACATCAACAACCGGCTGTATCCGGAGATCGAAACCGTCTGTTTGATGGCCAGCCAAGAGTATAGTTTTCTCTCGTCCAGCGCCGTGAAGGAGATCGCCGCGCTGGGCGGCACGGTCGATTTCATGGTCGCGCCGCATGTGGCTCGTGCCCTGCGGCGCGCCTATGGATGGGAGGAGCGCGCATGAGTGATGCGCCGCGCGAACCGGAGCGTCTGCTTGAGTCTCTGCTGGCGCCGGAGGGCGCGGCGGACGATAGCAGCGATGAGGATGTCGATGCCTTGATCGATGCGCTGGAAGCGCTGGTGGCCCGCGGTCGGCGCATGCCGCTGCGCAAACTGCTGATCGACGAGGACGACCTGCTGCAGATCGTCGATCGGCTGCGCACCGCGATCCCGGCGGAGGTGCGCCAGGCGCATCGCGTGTTGGATGAGCACGATCGCATTCTGGAGACGGCGCGGGCACAGGCGCGGGCGCTCCTGGAAGAGCGTGGCATCACCGCCGAGATCGAGCGCGAGCGCCGGCGCGTCCTGGAGGAAGCCGAGCGCGAAGCGACGCGCATCCGTACCGAGGCCGACCGCTACGTGCAGCGCGTCCTGAGCGATCTGGAGGAGCGCCTCTCCCGGCTGCTGACCAGCGTGCGCAATGGCATCGCCACGCTCCAGGCGGGCGATGCGAGCGAGGCCGCCTCCGACCCCGCCGCGGACAGCGCGCGTTGACAGCGACGCGTCGGCTCGCTATAATACCCTGCTGCGAGCCGTCTTCGGACGGCTCAGCCAGTGTTTGAGAGGCCTCGCCATGTCTGAGTTTCGCTTCAGCGTTTCGCAGCTCCTCCAAGAGCCGACGGGCGCGACACGACACTATGAGTTGGACGACGCGCTGCTCCTCGTCGATGAAACGCTGCGAATTCAGCCGGTGGTAGGCCACGTGCGACTGACGCGCACGCCCAAGGGGGTGTTGGCCGATGTCAGCGTGCGCGGTTGCGCCGAGCTGGAGTGCAGCCGCTGCCTGAAGGTGTTTGAGCAGGCGCTGGAGATCACCTTCAGTGAAGAGTTCTTCCAGACGGTTGCCGTCACCACCGGCGTGCGCTTGCCGCCGCCCGAGGTGGACGATCCGTTCCTGATCGACGAGACGCACCGTCTCGATCTGGCGGACGCGCTGCGTGAATATGTCTTGCTGGAACTACCGCAGGCGCCGCGCTGCGCCGAGACCTGCCAGGGCCTGTGTCCGCAGTGCGGGCATGATCGCAATCAGGGACCGTGCGCTTGTGTGCCGGAGATCAGCGATGAGCGCCTGGCGGTGCTCGCGCGGCTGCTGAACGACCAGCCTTGATCCAGGGTGACTGATCGCCGCGAGTCATCAGCTCGCGGCGCCATCCATAGACGCAACAAGGAGCTGATGACTCATGGGTGCTGTACCGAAGCGTAAAGTTTCGCGCCATCGCCGCGGCAATCGTCGCCGCCACCAGTATCTGACGCCGCCGGAGCTGACCAAGTGCCCCAACTGCGGCGAGCTCACCCGCGCCAATCGGGCCTGCATCAACTGTGGCCAGTATAAGGGGCGGCAGGTTGTCGTCGTTGCCAGCGACGAAGACGAGGAGTAGTCGGCGGAGCAATGGTTGCATGCCACAGACCCCCGCGGTGCAGGGGGTCTGTGGCATTTCGTGTATCGTGTATAATGCGCGCTGTCGCCGACGCGCAGGCGCGCGCTTGGCCCTGTGGAGCGGCGACGGGAGTACGCAACCATGACCTATGCAGCGATTACCGGTTGGGGCATGTATGTGCCGCAACAGGTTTTGACCAACGCCGATCTGGAGCGGATGGTCGATACCAGCGACGAATGGATCGTTACGCGCACGGGCATCCGCGAGCGGCGCATTGTCGGGCCAGATGAGTCAACGGTGAGCATGGCGGTGGCTGCTGCGCGCCAGGCCTTGGCGCGCGCCGAACTCGCGCCAGAGGCGATCGACCTGTTGATCGTGGCGACGACCACCCCGGATCAGCTGATTCCCTCCTCGGCCTGTCTGGTGCAGACCGCGCTCGGCGCTACGCGCGCCGCGCCCATGGATCTCAACGCGGCCTGCTCCGGGTTCGTGTATGCGCTGGCGACGGCGGCGCAGTTTATTCGCACCGGCGCCGCCCGTGCTGCGCTGGTGATCGGCTCGGACACACTCTCGCGCTTCGTCAACTACCGCGACCGCAACACCTGCATTCTGTTCGGCGATGGAGCGGGCGCGGTGGTGGTGCAGCCCAGCGCTACGCCCGGCGGCGTGCTGAGCATCGATCTCGGCGGCATCCCCGGCACCGGTGATCTGCTGGAAGTGCCCGCGGGCGGTTGCCGCCTGCCGGCCTCGCCGGAGACGGTGGCCGCCGGTCAACACTACATCACCATGCAGGGCCGCGAGGTCTTCAAGCTGGCCGTGCGCGCGATGGGCGATTCCTGCGCCAAGGTGATCGACGCGGCCGGGCTGAGCCCCGAGGATGTGACGCTGTTAATCCCGCATCAGGCCAATCTGCGCATCATCGAAGCCACCGCCAAGCGCCTGGAGCTGCCGATGGAGCGCGTCTTCGTCAACATCGATCGGTACGGCAATACCTCGGCCGGCACGATTCCGATCGCAATCTGCGAGGCCGAGGCTGCCGGTCGGCTGCGCGACGGTGACTACCTAGTGCTGACCGCCTTCGGCGGAGGGCTGACCTGGGGCTCGGCGGTGGTGCGCTGGGGACGGTGAGCGATGGAACAGCCGTCGGAGGTGCACGCTCCGCCGCCGGTGCTGTCGCACTATCAGGTCGCGCCGCTGCTGGATGCGCGCCGCGCCGGGCAGGCGCAGGCCGTTACCTCGCTCGATTTGGGCCGTTCCACGCTGATGGTCTCGCTGAGCGAGCAGGGCGCGCTGTTTCCGGACGGGACCCTGCTGCGCTGGCAGGATGCCGCGACCATCGCCGCGACGCCCAATGCCTGCTTCGCGCTGCGCAACGGTGCGTGGGAGCCGATCCGCGTCTTCTCCGAGACTACCGGCTGGGTCCGTTCGCTCTATCCCACGCCCGGCGCGCCCACGACGTTGGTGGCGGGCTTTACCATGCACCGCATCAAGGGGATCGATCCCTGGGAGGATACGCGCCGCAAAATCCGTGCGCTGGGTTCCGTCACCGGGCGCGTGCTGGATACTGCCACCGGTCTGGGCTACACCGCGATCCTGGCGGCGCGCAGCGCGCAGGAGGTGGTCACCGTCGAACTGGATCCGGCTGCGATCGAGCTGGCGCGGCTCAACCCCTGGTCGCGCGAGCTGTTCAGCGATCCGCGCATTCGGCTGATCGTGGGCGATGTCGGCGAGGTGATCCGGAGCTTTGCGGATGCCTCGTTCAGCCGCGTGATCCATGATCCGCCCGCGTTTGCGCTGGCCGGCGAGCTGTACAGCGGTGCCTTCTACCGCCAGCTCTACCGTGTGTTGAAGACAGGCGGACGCCTGTTCCACTATCTGGGTGATCTGGAGAGCGCCGCCACGCGTACGCTGCTGCCGGGTGTGCAGCGCCGGCTGCGCGAAGCCGGCTTCACGCGCATTGTGCGGCGCCCCGAAGCCTTTGGACTCCTCTGCTTCAAGTAACGACGCCACAGGAGCATCGATCAGCATGAGTGACACACCGCATCGACATTCTTCCGCGAGCGCCTGGGTCTTTCCCGGCCAGGGATCGCAGAGCGTTGGCATGGGCCAGGATGTGTACCAAGCCTCACCGGCGGCACGCGCGATCTTCGATGAGGCCGATGCAACGCTGGGCTTTGCGCTGAGTCGGCTCTGCTTCGCAGGACCGCCGGAGACATTAACGCAGACCGAAAACGCACAGCCGGCGCTGCTGACGACCAGCATAGCGCTGCTGGCGGCGGCACGCGAGCGCGCCGGTGACGCGCTGAGCGAGCCGGCCTTGGCGGCGGGTCATTCGCTGGGGGAGTACAGCGCGTTGGTGGCAGCGGGCGCATTGCGCTTTGCCGATGCGCTGCGTTTGGTGCGGCGGCGCGGCGAGCTGATGGCAGCGGCGCGCGAAGGCACCATGGCGGCGATCATGGGCCTCGATCTGGAAAGCCTGCGTGCGGTCTGTGCCGAAGCCAGCAGCGTCGGCGTGGTGGTGGTTGCCAACGAGAACTCGCCCGGCCAACTGGTGATCAGCGGCGTCACCGCGGCGGTGGAGCGGGCCATGGAGCTCGCCCGGCAGCGCGGTGCGAAACGCGCTGTGCTGCTCAACGTATCGGCGGCCTTTCACTCGCCGTTGATGGAGCAGGCCGCCGCGGGCCTGGCCGAGGCGGTTGCCGCCGTCACCGAGCTGCAGGCGCCGCGCTTCCCGGTGATCTCCAATGTGACGGCGACACCCCTAACGACGCCAGAAGCGATTCGTGCCGAGCTGGTGGCGCAGGTCACCGCGCCGGTCCGCTGGATCGCCTCGGTAGAGCGGCTGGTTGCCGCAGGGGTGACGCACTGCATCGAGATCGGCCCCGGCACAGTGCTGACCGGCTTGATCAAGCGCATTGCGCCGCAACTGGCGCTGCGCAATGTCCATTCGCTGGCGACGGTTGAAGCATGGATCACGGCGGAGCAAGCCGGCCAGGCGTGAGCCTGGCACTGCGCGCGGTCGATCGGCCTGCCGGGTCGCTGCTGACGAGCGGCTACGCGGCGCTGATCCTGGTATTGGCGGCGCTGGTCGTCAGCGGTGGCGCGCTGGGGCTGCTGGGCCTGCCCCTGCACGCCGCCTGGCAGCTCCTGGTAGCCGCGTTGCTGCTGACGCCGCTGTTGGTCGCCGCGCGGCCCTGGCGGATCGTTGTGCGGCCGAGCGATGCGGTGCTGGCGCTGGTGCTGATCGTCGTCGGCTGGCGCGTCCTGGCGCCCGCCTGGCCGGCGCTGCTGCCGCCCGGTGATGGCCCGGATGCCGCGCATCATGCCGCGCTGGCGCGCTTTCTTCAGGATCAGCGGCGCCTGCCGACGCATGACGACGCGCTGGT encodes:
- the coaD gene encoding pantetheine-phosphate adenylyltransferase; this translates as MTIAIYPASFDPITLGHMDVAARAAAIFDTVILAVYDRPLKNLLFSTEERVALVREAVAHLPNVRVDTYDELTVEYARRVGAKVIIRGLRAVTDFENELKMAHINNRLYPEIETVCLMASQEYSFLSSSAVKEIAALGGTVDFMVAPHVARALRRAYGWEERA
- a CDS encoding YceD family protein, whose amino-acid sequence is MSEFRFSVSQLLQEPTGATRHYELDDALLLVDETLRIQPVVGHVRLTRTPKGVLADVSVRGCAELECSRCLKVFEQALEITFSEEFFQTVAVTTGVRLPPPEVDDPFLIDETHRLDLADALREYVLLELPQAPRCAETCQGLCPQCGHDRNQGPCACVPEISDERLAVLARLLNDQP
- the rpmF gene encoding 50S ribosomal protein L32, which translates into the protein MGAVPKRKVSRHRRGNRRRHQYLTPPELTKCPNCGELTRANRACINCGQYKGRQVVVVASDEDEE
- a CDS encoding beta-ketoacyl-ACP synthase III, giving the protein MTYAAITGWGMYVPQQVLTNADLERMVDTSDEWIVTRTGIRERRIVGPDESTVSMAVAAARQALARAELAPEAIDLLIVATTTPDQLIPSSACLVQTALGATRAAPMDLNAACSGFVYALATAAQFIRTGAARAALVIGSDTLSRFVNYRDRNTCILFGDGAGAVVVQPSATPGGVLSIDLGGIPGTGDLLEVPAGGCRLPASPETVAAGQHYITMQGREVFKLAVRAMGDSCAKVIDAAGLSPEDVTLLIPHQANLRIIEATAKRLELPMERVFVNIDRYGNTSAGTIPIAICEAEAAGRLRDGDYLVLTAFGGGLTWGSAVVRWGR
- a CDS encoding class I SAM-dependent methyltransferase — protein: MEQPSEVHAPPPVLSHYQVAPLLDARRAGQAQAVTSLDLGRSTLMVSLSEQGALFPDGTLLRWQDAATIAATPNACFALRNGAWEPIRVFSETTGWVRSLYPTPGAPTTLVAGFTMHRIKGIDPWEDTRRKIRALGSVTGRVLDTATGLGYTAILAARSAQEVVTVELDPAAIELARLNPWSRELFSDPRIRLIVGDVGEVIRSFADASFSRVIHDPPAFALAGELYSGAFYRQLYRVLKTGGRLFHYLGDLESAATRTLLPGVQRRLREAGFTRIVRRPEAFGLLCFK
- the fabD gene encoding ACP S-malonyltransferase; amino-acid sequence: MSDTPHRHSSASAWVFPGQGSQSVGMGQDVYQASPAARAIFDEADATLGFALSRLCFAGPPETLTQTENAQPALLTTSIALLAAARERAGDALSEPALAAGHSLGEYSALVAAGALRFADALRLVRRRGELMAAAREGTMAAIMGLDLESLRAVCAEASSVGVVVVANENSPGQLVISGVTAAVERAMELARQRGAKRAVLLNVSAAFHSPLMEQAAAGLAEAVAAVTELQAPRFPVISNVTATPLTTPEAIRAELVAQVTAPVRWIASVERLVAAGVTHCIEIGPGTVLTGLIKRIAPQLALRNVHSLATVEAWITAEQAGQA